From a single Maniola hyperantus chromosome 3, iAphHyp1.2, whole genome shotgun sequence genomic region:
- the Xbp1 gene encoding X-box-binding protein 1 isoform X2 yields MVMVSMKKMSTPIIITVPNNYLAVDEDSQVVVDVAPAPPSRKRRLDHLTWEEKMQRKKLKNRVAAQTSRDRKKAKMDEMESRIQHFMDTNERLIAEVENLKAMNERLLSENTALRSAAAARTVAEAPRPAESLPQQKEGPPTAIRAARLLLTMCLLSQTSSQALTPMTTSTSCISSPTPSSRKLVQLLRERLQMSKSGTLESALKELKWWGPQQSNWNPVKVES; encoded by the exons ATGGTTATGGTTTCAATGAAAAAGATGAGTACGCCGATAATCATCACCGTGCCTAATAATTACCTGGCGGTGGACGAGGACTCACAGGTCGTTGTCGACGTGGCTCCGGCTCCACCGTCCAGAAAGCGAAGGTTGGACCATCTAACATGGGAGGAGAAGATGCAAAGAAA GAAGCTGAAGAATCGTGTGGCGGCGCAAACCTCACGGGACAGGAAGAAGGCCAAGatggatgaaatggagagcCGAATCCAGCACTTCATGGATACCAACGAGCGGCTGATAGCAGAAGTGGAGAACTTGAAGGCGATGAACGAAAGGTTGCTCAGCGAGAACACAGCGCTGCGCAGCGCGGCCGCGGCGCGGACCGTCGCGGAGGCCCCGAGACCGGCAGAGTCTCTACCTCAGCAGAAG GAGGGGCCTCCGACGGCGATCCGCGCGGCGCGCCTGCTGCTGACGATGTGTCTCCTCTCGCAGACCTCCTCGCAAGCCTTGACTCCGATGACTACCTCGACCAGCTGCATCAGCTCGCCGACTCCCTCCTCAAGGAAATTAGTGCAGCTGCTCCGGGAGAGACTGCAGAT GTCAAAGTCGGGGACATTGGAGAGTGCCCTCAAGGAGCTGAAGTGGTGGGGGCCACAACAGAGCAACTGGAATCCGGTCAAAGTGGAGTCATAG
- the Xbp1 gene encoding X-box-binding protein 1 isoform X1 has protein sequence MVMVSMKKMSTPIIITVPNNYLAVDEDSQVVVDVAPAPPSRKRRLDHLTWEEKMQRNIHLCCRKLKNRVAAQTSRDRKKAKMDEMESRIQHFMDTNERLIAEVENLKAMNERLLSENTALRSAAAARTVAEAPRPAESLPQQKEGPPTAIRAARLLLTMCLLSQTSSQALTPMTTSTSCISSPTPSSRKLVQLLRERLQMSKSGTLESALKELKWWGPQQSNWNPVKVES, from the exons ATGGTTATGGTTTCAATGAAAAAGATGAGTACGCCGATAATCATCACCGTGCCTAATAATTACCTGGCGGTGGACGAGGACTCACAGGTCGTTGTCGACGTGGCTCCGGCTCCACCGTCCAGAAAGCGAAGGTTGGACCATCTAACATGGGAGGAGAAGATGCAAAGAAA CATCCATCTTTGCTGCAGGAAGCTGAAGAATCGTGTGGCGGCGCAAACCTCACGGGACAGGAAGAAGGCCAAGatggatgaaatggagagcCGAATCCAGCACTTCATGGATACCAACGAGCGGCTGATAGCAGAAGTGGAGAACTTGAAGGCGATGAACGAAAGGTTGCTCAGCGAGAACACAGCGCTGCGCAGCGCGGCCGCGGCGCGGACCGTCGCGGAGGCCCCGAGACCGGCAGAGTCTCTACCTCAGCAGAAG GAGGGGCCTCCGACGGCGATCCGCGCGGCGCGCCTGCTGCTGACGATGTGTCTCCTCTCGCAGACCTCCTCGCAAGCCTTGACTCCGATGACTACCTCGACCAGCTGCATCAGCTCGCCGACTCCCTCCTCAAGGAAATTAGTGCAGCTGCTCCGGGAGAGACTGCAGAT GTCAAAGTCGGGGACATTGGAGAGTGCCCTCAAGGAGCTGAAGTGGTGGGGGCCACAACAGAGCAACTGGAATCCGGTCAAAGTGGAGTCATAG